Proteins encoded in a region of the Solanum dulcamara chromosome 9, daSolDulc1.2, whole genome shotgun sequence genome:
- the LOC129903324 gene encoding zinc finger A20 and AN1 domain-containing stress-associated protein 8-like, whose protein sequence is MEHDETGCQPHPEGPILCINNCGFFGSASNMNMCSKCYKDVILKQEQAKLAASSIENFVNGSTSQKGPVIVGPVDVQPAMLESKYVVFSSPPSSSSAEAAELMANEGPSRCSTCKKKVGLTGFKCRCGNLYCGSHRYSDKHDCQFDYRSAARNAIAKANPVVKAEKLDKI, encoded by the coding sequence ATGGAGCATGATGAGACAGGATGTCAACCCCATCCAGAAGGCCCTATTTTGTGCATTAACAACTGTGGTTTCTTTGGAAGTGCTTCGAACATGAATATGTGCTCCAAGTGTTACAAGGACGTGATTCTGAAACAGGAACAAGCAAAGCTTGCAGCGTCGTCAATTGAAAACTTTGTAAATGGGTCAACAAGTCAGAAGGGGCCAGTCATTGTTGGCCCTGTGGATGTGCAACCTGCTATGCTGGAATCAAAATACGTGGTTTTCTCATCACCTCCATCTTCAAGTTCTGCTGAGGCTGCTGAATTGATGGCTAACGAGGGTCCTAGCCGATGCAGCACTTGCAAGAAAAAGGTTGGTTTGACTGGATTCAAATGCCGCTGTGGTAACCTTTATTGTGGATCACACCGCTACTCAGATAAACATGACTGTCAATTTGACTACCGGTCTGCTGCACGCAATGCTATAGCAAAGGCCAATCCTGTTGTGAAGGCAGAAAAACTTGACAAGATCTAA